In a single window of the Heterodontus francisci isolate sHetFra1 chromosome 35, sHetFra1.hap1, whole genome shotgun sequence genome:
- the LOC137350488 gene encoding ribonuclease P protein subunit p25-like protein, translated as MQVPPAPGGEMANYRKIRRTEEESPLPFQNLPADIVEMRVKEGSKIRNLMGFAMGRMEQEDTRQMVFSGSGRAVTKTITCVEIMKRRVRGLHQVTKLRYKSMQETWEHRVPREGAQNLTLLKNVPSICILLSKEPLDPTEAGYQPPDTEDGLWLEHQLGEEEPTSSPRGVKRSLCSGDNEMVKKVTRENSQLDPPPLPNYTYLLNYQQS; from the coding sequence ATGCAGGTTCCTCCTGCACCAGGTGGGGAGATGGCAAACTACAGGAAAATCCGGAGAACCGAGGAGGAGAGCCCCCTGCCCTTCCAGAACCTGCCGGCAGACATAGTAGAGATGAGGGTGAAGGAGGGTAGCAAGATCAGGAACCTGATGGGTTTTGCTATGGGCAGGATGgagcaggaggacaccaggcagaTGGTGTTCAGTGGCTCGGGCCGAGCGGTCACTAAAACCATCACCTGTGTGGAGATCATGAAGAGGCGGGTCAGGGGGCTCCACCAGGTCACCAAACTGCGCTACAAGAGCATGCAAGAGACCTGGGAGCACAGGGTGCCCCGAGAGGGAGCCCAGAACCTCACCCTGCTGAAGAACGTCCCGTCCATATGCATCCTGCTCTCCAAGGAGCCCCTGGACCCGACTGAAGCCGGCTACCAGCCCCCAGACACCGAGGACGGACTGTGGCTTGAGCATCAACTTGGAGAAGAGGAACCCACCTCATCTCCAAGGGGAGTCAAACGCTCCCTCTGCTCCGGCGACAACGAAATGGTTAAAAAAGTCACAAGAGAAAACAGCCAACTCGACCCTCCTCCCTTACCCAACTATACTTACCTACTGAACTATCAACAGTCGTAA